Proteins encoded within one genomic window of Microbacterium sp. zg-B185:
- the dusB gene encoding tRNA dihydrouridine synthase DusB gives MDAVTTAIAPASALRIGPIALDAPVVLAPMAGITNTAFRRLCREYGAGLYVSEMITSRALVERNATTMRLITHHESETPRSIQLYGVDPATVEAAVRVLVSEDRADHIDLNFGCPVPKVTRKGGGAALPWKLELFTEIVSRAARAAGEIPLTIKMRKGIDSDHLTFLDAGRIAEDAGVAAIALHARTASEFYSGEADWSAIAALKQAVTSVPVLGNGDIWAAEDAVRMMAETGCDGVVVGRGCLGRPWLFGDLARALGAPGIAAGDPVDATLGFVARAFRRHAELLVEFFEDEGRGCRDIRKHVAWYFKGYPVGGDTRAALATASTLEEIDALLATLDLEAPYPGAPAEGQRGRSGTPKRPALPDGWLDSRVLGVEASCTLAEAELDTSGG, from the coding sequence ATGGACGCTGTGACCACTGCCATCGCTCCCGCATCCGCCCTGCGCATCGGGCCTATCGCGCTGGACGCGCCGGTCGTACTGGCGCCGATGGCCGGCATCACGAACACCGCTTTCCGTCGCCTCTGTCGTGAGTACGGCGCCGGACTGTACGTCTCCGAGATGATCACCTCCCGTGCACTGGTCGAGCGGAACGCCACGACCATGCGCCTGATCACGCACCACGAATCCGAGACGCCGCGGTCCATCCAGCTGTACGGCGTGGACCCCGCCACCGTCGAAGCGGCCGTGCGCGTGCTCGTCTCAGAAGACCGGGCCGACCACATCGACCTGAACTTCGGGTGTCCCGTCCCAAAAGTCACTCGCAAGGGCGGCGGTGCGGCGCTGCCGTGGAAACTCGAGCTCTTCACAGAGATCGTCTCGCGTGCGGCGCGCGCAGCGGGCGAGATCCCCCTGACGATCAAGATGCGCAAGGGCATCGACTCCGACCACCTCACCTTCTTGGATGCCGGCCGGATCGCCGAGGACGCGGGGGTGGCGGCCATCGCGCTGCACGCCCGCACCGCCTCGGAGTTCTACTCCGGAGAGGCGGACTGGAGTGCCATCGCCGCGCTCAAGCAGGCGGTGACCAGCGTGCCGGTTCTGGGCAACGGCGATATCTGGGCGGCGGAGGACGCGGTCCGCATGATGGCCGAGACCGGCTGCGACGGCGTGGTCGTCGGGCGCGGATGCCTGGGTCGCCCGTGGCTGTTCGGCGACCTGGCCCGTGCGCTCGGCGCTCCGGGGATCGCCGCCGGCGATCCGGTGGATGCGACACTCGGGTTCGTCGCGCGCGCCTTCCGCCGGCACGCGGAACTGCTGGTGGAGTTCTTCGAGGACGAGGGACGCGGATGCCGCGACATCCGCAAGCATGTCGCCTGGTATTTCAAGGGCTACCCGGTCGGGGGCGACACCCGTGCGGCACTGGCGACGGCGTCCACGCTGGAGGAGATCGACGCTCTCCTCGCGACGCTCGATCTGGAAGCGCCCTACCCGGGCGCTCCGGCAGAAGGCCAGCGCGGTCGCTCCGGCACCCCGAAACGGCCGGCGCTCCCGGACGGCTGGCTGGATTCGCGAGTCCTCGGGGTCGAGGCATCCTGCACCCTGGCCGAAGCGGAACTGGACACCAGTGGCGGCTGA